A single Primulina eburnea isolate SZY01 chromosome 11, ASM2296580v1, whole genome shotgun sequence DNA region contains:
- the LOC140804857 gene encoding membrane protein PM19L-like yields MAGSEQLKPVAGLLLFLNFCMYTIVLGIGGWAMNRAIDHSFVIGPGFDLPAHFSPIYFPMGNAATGFFVVFALIAGVVGVASAISGLIHLRYWDADSMPAAASAACIAWTLTLLAMGFACKEIELHNRNARLRTMEAFMIILSATQLFYIAAIHGSSSIRRRV; encoded by the exons ATGGCAGGATCAGAGCAGCTTAAGCCTGTTGCGGGACTGCTTTTGTTCCTCAACTTCTGCATGTACACAATCGTGTTGGGTATTGGCGGATGGGCTATGAACAGAGCAATCGATCACAGTTTCGTCATCG GTCCGGGATTCGATTTACCCGCACACTTCTCGCCGATATATTTTCCAATGGGGAACGCAGCCACCGGTTTCTTCGTGGTGTTTGCTTTGATAGCAGGCGTGGTGGGAGTTGCATCGGCTATATCCGGGTTAATCCATCTACGATACTGGGATGCCGATAGCATGCCTGCTGCTGCGTCGGCTGCCTGCATTGCCTGGACTCTTACACTCCTAGCCATGgg TTTTGCATGCAAGGAGATTGAACTACATAATCGAAATGCCCGTCTG AGAACAATGGAAGCTTTCATGATAATCCTGTCAGCTACTCAACTCTTTTACATAGCTGCCATTCATGGCAGTTCTTCAATTAGGAGACGAGTTTAA